AGATGGCAAATCTGAGCCACTGGAAACAAGTACTTTGTTAACATTAACCATAAATTTTCggatgtttttttaaaaaaataaatccatTTGGGTGTTTGGCTCTAAGAAATTTCaagaaaagttttttttctACATATGAAATCTCTTGGTTCCTTAAGATATTTTTTGAGGAGAAAATGCCGGGCTCATCACAGGATATAAGTTTGGGTTTGCTAGATCTtaaatattcaatatattttgatGAGATATATCCAGTCATGGTCTTTTTAATACCCTCTAGATTGTAACCTCTAGATTGTAAGTTACATGCCAGTACTTGATATGTCATATGGTTGAAATCattatttcaaatttcaaattgatACATGGTTCTATGCTAGTATATTTTACTATTATAATGCTTACCTTATTAGCTGTTCAAGAATTAGATTATTATCAAATTATAGTTTTTCAACACTTCATTCGTTTTCCAAGATTTTTACAATTGGCCATACTTTCAGGCATGTAGcatgtaaaataaaaagaaaccaTAAACTTGATGATTACAAACAATAGAAGGTTCTTCAAAACTATTTAATGTATGTTTCATTTGCTTATTTCAagtttctcttattttttccttttttaatctCTTCTTCATTTTTATCCCAGCAGCAACTTTAAAACTTAAGTTGAACCACCAAAACAACTTAAACTGTGGGAAACAAAACTTGGCAAGGCTGACTAACACCAAACTGAATCTTCGAACCTTGGAAGCAATTTGGTAACTTGAtatttcaaaagaagatattgtTGTTATTTAGCAGCTGATTTAGTTAAATGGACATTGTGCTAAAGtaataagggctcgtttggttcgcgggaagtattttccctcctaggaatatgatttccaggaatcatattcctaggaagaggatacctaggaaagtatttttggcatgtttggttaaccatgggaaagtgataaatttccaaagtgctcatgtttggttgaccattcactttcctaggaaagttatgtataattcctattatgcccttaataaaaattagttctttaatgcctctttaatgcttctttaatgttgaagggtctttttggaaaaaaataaaaaaggagtgattcccacctcatgggaaagtaactttcccatgtttctcatgggaaagactttcccatgaaatatgggaatcatattcccatgggaatacaactttcccatctctctcctttgaaaactccaaccaaacaagaggcatttcattactttcccgttgaccatactttcccccctccttttcctgcgaaccaaacgagccctaagagaTGCACACCTTTTCTCTTGCGTTTGAGATTGAGATATGCGGCCTATGCTTTGCTGGATGAAAATTCGGGTCTTATGGAATAAATCCAAAGAAGGTGGAGATCTTTTGTGCCCCGAGGCGAGCTTTTAAAACTCCTCACATTGCACTCATATGCTGATTTGAGAAGAGATACTGAGAGTTTGATGCACTTGGACAATGCTTCTGGATCTATGCTATAGGTAGTTGAGCATGTGAGAGTGCTGGCGCGAACAAGTCAGCATCTACATAGTGTTTCTGAATCTGTATATGTGCATTGGTTATATACTTCTAACTGATTATAGGTTCTAGCATGTCAAAAGTTAAAGAATCCGTTTTGATAGATATCTTTGTTTTTAGGCCATTGAATTTTATTTCCAGTTGTGTGATATGAACTCATTCATCATGGTTCCTTGTACTGTGGATTATCATGCGCAAAAAAATATGGAGCTTCTATGTAGCATCTTGATGTAATTTGATAGCAGCAAATGTAATCACTGGAAATACTGGCCCACAGGTAATCAAATAATCAGTAAAATTTTGACAATGCTTAGAGAAAAATCTAAACAAGATGTTTACTGCTTTGTCATTGTTCAATGACTAATTGAGAATTTGTGAAATAGGAAATACCAAATGCTAGGTGATGAATTACATGTTTGTAAAGTGATGTATAAAATTGCAACAGTACATCAAGCTTTGTGGAGATAGCTGCAAGAAGAATAAGATAggtgaaaactatctttgaatATCACATTTGCTTCATGTAGATGTTGTTTCCTTGCTGAGGATGAAGAATCTGCATATTGTTTTTTTATATTGGTTAGGATAATGCATTTGATAGAGCATCCCATAAACTTATTTGGTGGAAGTTAAGGAGAGGTTATCTTTGACACAGCAAAGTTTAAGGGTTAGCTGTGGTATGCTTATGGACTTAACGTTGCCTGTGGGCCTATACGAAGGATTTGCTTGAGTTCTCTCTGATCACGATTGTCTTTTGATGCAGTGATGATGTAGATAATGCAATGTTTACAGATCAGAAGACAAAATGGATTATTGCTATTTTGAATTTATGGTAGGAAATGAGGGAGGATATGGGTCCTAATAGTAGTCATATGAAAGCAAGGGTTTGAAAATATGATATTAGTTCTTTATGTGGAGTCACCCAGTACCTGTTATGAAAGAGAATAGGGGATACACTGAGAATTGAAATAGTGGTCAATAAATTCATTCTTGACCTATGTGTTGCCACTGTATGGTAGCGGCACTTCAAGGAAATATATGAATTTTTTCTTGGGAAAAATACAATGGAGACACCAGCGGGGTTCGAACCCTGCACCTCACCCAACTTGTGAGGGTGCCAACCTGCTGAGCTAAGCCTGGTTCCCACTGTAATATTTAAGATGAGCTTGATGAGTGCACTATTGGGTTGGATGTCACCAAATTCAGGATGGATGAATTTGTAAGGAGAGTTGAAGGCAGATTGCACCAAAAGCAGATTAATTTATGAAAACTTTATGAGAATCATAACTCTTGTGTAACTAAGGTTGACAGATGCCATGATATAGATGGGCCTTGTATGTATATGGATGGTTGAATGAGAAGCCGAGCTGAACTGAATCTAAATAGAACTAAGACCATGATTAGGAAGAGATGACTTGCCTTGATAAAGGACCAAGACCTTGATTGGACAAATTAGAAATTCCAAAAGTACAAACCATACTTAAAGTTTATGTCAAACACTTAAGTTACTAAGCAATAGCGCTAATCTTTAAAGAAATCATGGTTGTAGACTGGAATCATGCAATATCTTTGTTCCTCATATAAAATTACCAAAATCTTTTCTGTGCTATCTAAAGCATGTTTACAAAATAATGAACTTGTTTCTTTAAGAAATATAGCAAACACCATTTTGAGTATATGAATCACAGGTCAAATGCCCGATCAAAGTCAATATTAAATCTTGGGACTTACAGGCATGCCACCATCTTGCTCGAGAGACATTGCATAGGCTACTTGGCTGACAGCTATTTTTCATGTTGTATTAAGGTGTATAACTGGATGTTATCTCTTCATATTGTCCTCATTTTATCTTCAACAATATCTTATAATTTAGAATTTGTATAGCTTTGACCCAGATCAGTTCTTGTTTTTCTGCCCATTTTAGGACGATTAGTTAGAAGAAAATACATATTAAAGGAAATAAAGAAGAATACCACCGAAAAAAGGAAATGAAGAACTGGAAGTTTCAGACATGGCTGAGGTGGGATATTTGAAATCCACCACCAATTATTATTCAGACATAAAAAATCTGTTGGAATGCAGCATGTCTCACACTTAACCTACCTTAGTTTGGATGCAAGTCCGGTCCTTATATGGACCCTAAACAAATCCTGATCGGATTACAATATTTAGATATTCTTAATGACATTAAACGCAAGGAGCGCCCCCAGCTTTGTCCAATGTGAGACCCTTTTCAATTTTCTGAGGACTGTTGCTGGTCATCCAGACAAttctaaaatatgaattggtcATCCATATAATGTGGCTTTTCCTTATTTTGTGCTTATCCCTTTCACACCTTCACCTTTTCAGAAATTTACAGTAGCCAACTCTAGTTGAGCCAATATTATTCACAGATTTGGTCATTAAGACAACTGCATGCCTTAAATGCCCCACTGAGATGATGCATTTTGTAATTTAATGTGAGAGAGGATTTGATGTGGCTGCACCTGTGGACACACTGGCACCTGcattaaacaaaatatcaggtttatttatgtatttataaATATGAGGGATATGGGTTCCTAGATTAGTAATTGTGGCCTCTTGGTGGTTTAGAATAGTTTTGGAGTTCTGTTATAACTTTTTTTTGTGATTCTGAAGTTCAGATTTGAAGAATCTTATTTAAGAAagtaaatttgaaatttaagggGTAGTATCCTTGAGCACTTTTATCAACTATACTCTGCTTTGGAAATGTTATTTACTGACTATTTTGATTAACAAGTGATTAAAGCTTGGGACTAATTCTGCAGaaattattgattatttcaTGGGACAAGTTGTTTAGTCTGAAGTACAAGACTCGGTGAATAGAGGTTATGGATGATGCTTTATTGGCAAATCCAGGAGAGCTAACAATTCTCAAATGAATAACTAATTATCATAGGCAAGGAATAGAAACATGCCTAATTTCTACAATTCATCTTCATGAAGCTTCTTTTTGCATGCCATTTTTTTGGTGCTTCTATATTACTAATTCCCATAGCTTCAGAATGCTATGTCACAGGAACATGTCACCAAGATGCATAATCTTGAAAACCTGTTTGGATTTTCTTATATTATTGATTCCCAATGACCAATGCAACTATGACCTTGGGTAATTTTTCTAGGGAACTGATTTGATCCTTTTGCGCCACAGAAGGAAAGCATGTGGGAAGTGCTTGGGAGATGAAGTAGTGACTTCAGGGAaatgtttatcattgtcataatcatcatcatcatttatTTATGACGGGCAGCAGCTGTGTTTCAGATTGCCAAATACCTGTGacatcaacatcatcatcactagtattattattatttatttaatgctGGAGCAGCATCTGTGTTTCAGACCCCCCGTCTTATGGTATTCATGATAGCAATTGAATTACCCAGTTTCCTGTTTCCTCTTGCGTGCGTGGACATTTAATTCAAGAAGGCTGTGTGCAAATTTGCTAGTTCCCCAGCCGTTACAGCTTGAAGGTTATCTGTATTAGTTGGTTTCGGTGGTCTCAGGCTGACAGCCACAATTTTAAGAGTCACGCAGGACGGTGGTTCCATGCACACAAATAGTTCCACCTACCCCGTGGCATGAGGCGGATCAATGCGAATTTTGCGGGAATTGGGCTGATACTTGCAAGATGATTGCAAGTAAGAAGTTGCAAGCCAGCATTAGATGGCTTGGAGAACTTGCCGTGTGCTTTAACCGGCATTGGAAAGCATTTTTCTGTTCTAGATTAGGAAGGAACTGACCACGTCAGATTATGTGATGCATGCAAGATGGTTGCATAAAAAGTTACATGCCAGCATCGGGCAGCTTGGAGAACTTTCCATGTGCGTTATTGGCACCAGAAAGCATGGGATTCccctttttgaattgctccagAATGAGAATTACTGCCGTTGGAGCATCTTAATAACCTGCTGTTCGGGCATTCTGAATGAAAACTGGCTTTAGAAGCATCGATTTGTTCCTGCTAGTAGAAAGCATTTCACTCTGATCCCACTAGCCCTGCCAAACTCTACGCCTTCTGAATCAAGACTGGCTTTAGGCGAACACCATCAATTTACTCCTGCGAGTAGAGAAGACGACTGAGGCTCATTGTGGTTTAATTAGCCAATAAATTCGTGCACCGAGCAACGCGGCGCATGGTGCCCTGCTCTGATGTGCCATCTCCCCATCATCCCAGCCAAGTCCTGAGCCGTATCAGGTACAATTTCCTGATTCCTGAGGTCCAAGCAGAGACTGTTGATGTGCAACATGGCTTCAGTCCCCCCTTCTGGATTTTTACCTTTCCAGTATGCACTGTGATCGTCTTTTTCTCCTCTGAACTCAAGTTCCTCGAGCAACCAGACGCATTAGATTAAGACGGTTCAAATGATACTGTTAGAAAAACTGCCTTCACAGAAAATGTGCAATTTTTAGCATCTTGACATCAGAACAGCAACATATACAAGCGAAAGCAATCAGAGTACATATATCTGGCACCCCACCTGCAAAATTTAAATTCATATGTCCAATAAAACAACACACAAACGCTTAGCCTGCTTGATTCTTGGAGTAGCAAAAACACGAAGGAATCATTATTCACCATCAGGATACTGACTGGCATCTGCATATACTAACAAACATGCTGTAGATGCCTGTAATTTCACCCCTAATTTCAATAAGGGGCGGATGTCATAAATGAGGTTTAATTATTGCTGGGATGTAAGCTGAAGGATCTGAATTGTTGGAAAATAACAACGCCAAGCAATGACTTCATGACCCATGAATACCATTAACCTAATAAAATATAGATTTTCAATGAAAGAGACCAGTATGGTGCGATAAGTCTGATTGATGTGACACCAAGAATACAAACAAGGCTGCAAATTATTAAGGTGACGATGCTTGTCTTGCCGACCACCAGCTTCAAAAATTTATGGGTAGACAAAATTTTGCAAGTAAAATGAGGTCAGAAAATCACCCCAATGACATTAAACTCGAAACAGGGAAAACTGGAAGCAAGCCTGCTTTCTCAGACATAGTAACCAGTGAAAGTGAACCCCCTTCCCACAATCTCACCAACACAGAACCATGCGTACAACTCAAGTCCAAACAGAGCTGCAACGCCAGCATCCTCAACCCTGAGCTCATTCCTGTTTCTCCATATGTGCTTCACACCATTAAGCTCTTCCCAGAATGCCTCGTAACGGCCTGGAATGCTGTAAGATAAAACACTCAGTGCGCAGAGTTCAAAATTTTCTTCACCCTAAACCAATTTCCTTGCATACTCAACATTAGATAATCGAACAGTTGACAAGGTAATGTTTTATCGATCTTTGGGGGATTGTTAATGCTGATTTATAGTTCAGACAAATAATGGAGTGCTAAAACAGAGCAGAGGCATTTAGAGAATTGAAGTTGGCTGTATAACACTGGCAATCATTACAATACACTGTTGAGTAGTTACTTGCATCATATCTTCAATATGACTAGCGGCACTTCCACAGTATTCTCATAAAGAAACTGATAATAAAAGAACAAAACAGCTGTGCAAAATATGTCAAATATGATATTTACTAATAATGGATAAGTCATTCTGAAATAAAGAACAAAGGGATTTgatcaaaagaagaaagaaaagggttCATAGCTAGGTATAAAGATAGATCAACCTTTCTTTCACCTGAATTATCACATTTCACTGTGGATTTCGCATCAAAGTAGATCAAATATATCATCTAACTTGCATGAAGAGATGGATGAAGTTACTTCCTACCATTTTCTCTTTATGTAGGTCATTTAATAGGTTGCCAGTTTCTATTATCCTTTCttctatttatatttttgaaGTTTGTGGCCTTCCCATTTCTGTGAATGATACAATATGACGATCATTATTAGCAGTTGTGGAATCTGCTATTGAATACAACCATTtttcatttatatatttttgaacCTGCAAGACCATCAATATCAGGTTGCTAGAAACTCAAATCTTAAATTCATCCGAAATAATGTGATATATAGCCATCCCAAAATGAACTATTGATTTATTAATAGGTCATTCCATAACAATCCATAATGGGATTGTTAGATCATAGGATCACCACTACCTATGAAAAGCCACCGGATGTAGGTTGCCCTTGCTTCTCATGTTCTCTAAAATTCTTTTAAATTCCTTATTGAGGTTTTGAGGGAAGGACCCAGCCCAAAAGTGATAAAACACCACCCACTTGACAAACACACATCCCTATCAAGCAaatgccaatttttttttagaacataACATGTCAATGAGTAAAAAAATTATGTGCATATAAACCTAATGTCAATAAATGTAGACCTACAACATAACTAAACATTCAGCAAAAATATGAATGGTGTTCACTAAGCATGCAAAAccaaaattttgaattgaatCTGGAAATTGGATGATACAAAATTGAACATTCATTATCTCCAAATCCTATACAATAATGCCATGATAGTCAGGAAATGACTGACAGTGATATCAAGGGTATGATAAACCTATTCTAAACAGTGCCGAGATAGTCATGCACTATCAGATCTAATTGAGAAAAGAAATTTGATTTTGCAAAAGATGATATGAACAGTCATCAGTAAATTGTCTTGGCCAACTTTTAACAGCAACGGTTAAGTGCTGTGCATTTATGCTAGCATGTCTCTTGCCACATACAAGTAGCAACTACTTAAACGGTCAAAAGAATTTTCCCAGGTAAAAACAGCAAAAATGATGAGAACAGCGCTCGAAGAAAAAGAATATATGAACAATCTAAAATAAGccagaacccataattcaacaACAAAATTTTTTTGATCAACAGGAAAACACATGTAGATGCAGGCACGTATATAAACCTATATGTTTATCTCAATGCTGCATCTTAACAAACAAGCCTAATCCCATTATAAACCACAAATCAAAGTATGATCCATCAAAGTTCAAGAAAAATTTACTGTTCCCTCTTAAACTGAAGTAATGCAAGCACGTATATAAATCTCAACATTGGACCTTAACCAACAAGCCTGATCTCATTATGAACTACAGATCAAGGTATGATCCAactaaattaaagaaaaatttaCAAATGGCTCTTAAACTGAAGCTCATGCTTGACAAATTTGTATGGAATTAAAAGTAAAGTTAAGTTTGGGTAGGAGCCATGAAACCCAAAAAACCAATTCACAAGTACTAGGAGTTAATTGGTTATGTAGTTTACTCAAGCAACAATGGAACAAACTCCAAAAGCTCCTATAGACAAGAGGGCAAAAATTTGACAAGACAAACTCCATCAAAAGCCAAGCGACAAACATATCATGTAAGCATGAGCTTTTCCCAGCAAAATCCATTCAGCAGTATCGCTTAGTGACTgacatttctcaaataaattaaCAATGTGACTATACGAAAACCTCAAAGATTTGCATGTTTGTAACTGTTTAACGAACTCATTTTCCACATCAAACATCTCAAATATGTTATAACCACGAATTCTTTTAGGTTAATATCTAAGTCTACAAACAAGACTTGAAAAAACATCGAATATATAAGTTCAGATCGAGGCCTTCAAACACCTATGTCAAGCTGTCTATGAAATGGATTAGGATAAAACCTACATCAAgattctccatctcaatatcgaACCCCATACAGATACCATTTTGGTACAACGTCGGTATACCCAACATAAGGTTCGGCGTACCGAGACTAGGTACACCTCTTATATCAGTTCAGTACTGGTACAATATGATATGCACAGTACAGGGTGTACGTAAAAGTACGGTGAACCTTGACTTGCACAGTCATAATAAAAATTGAAACAAAGGTAAAGAAGGTTAGATTGCATCAAAAAGCCCATGTTCGCAACTTTTTACCTGCAAAAGAACTAGgacagaaaagaaaaaggaaaaatgagaatACACATATAAGGACATGAAGGAGTGTCCGTGCAATTCATCTCTCATCACTCAATTTGTCATCATTTCTCAGAAACGATGAGTTTCAGCAAAACTTGTTCCCGAGCAAAAGAAAACGACACCGTACGCTGAAATTATAAGCAAAAgcacaaagaaaagagaaaatgaaCATTAAGTAAATTAACATGGGCAAGTCACTACGACCTAAAgatctaaatcagaaaaacacaGTAAGAAACAAGAAAGGACCCTGTCTGAGCATAGAATACTTAAACGATAGAAGCACATTGCATGTATCAGAAAAGCTAAGCTTCAATCTCTATTTATGTAATTTT
This portion of the Phoenix dactylifera cultivar Barhee BC4 chromosome 11, palm_55x_up_171113_PBpolish2nd_filt_p, whole genome shotgun sequence genome encodes:
- the LOC103711188 gene encoding uncharacterized protein LOC103711188, producing MASKLHQLRSKAVQASEFVAKHGSAYYKELMEKNKKYVVDPPTIEKCQELSKQLFYTRLASIPGRYEAFWEELNGVKHIWRNRNELRVEDAGVAALFGLELYAWFCVGEIVGRGFTFTGYYV